One stretch of Niallia sp. XMNu-256 DNA includes these proteins:
- a CDS encoding amino acid ABC transporter permease, whose product MDIVIENLPFLLQGAYYTLLITVVSMFFGSIIAVITAIARLKGNKLVRGIARVYVSIIRGTPTLVQIIIVYYGLVDYGIKLEPLMAAYISLSISIGAYLSETLRGALLSIPEGQLEAAYASGMTPWQTMRRIVIPQALRIAIPPAGNTFIGMLKETSLVSVITVTELLRAAELLIAQYYIYMPFYLAIALMYWVMSTGFSYLLQRWEKRLSVYL is encoded by the coding sequence ATGGATATTGTCATTGAAAACTTGCCATTTTTATTACAAGGAGCGTATTATACGCTCCTTATCACCGTTGTATCGATGTTCTTCGGCTCGATCATTGCGGTTATCACTGCGATTGCTCGATTAAAAGGAAACAAACTGGTCAGAGGAATCGCCCGCGTTTATGTATCGATTATCCGCGGGACACCGACATTGGTACAAATTATTATTGTTTATTATGGGCTTGTCGATTATGGAATTAAGCTTGAACCATTGATGGCAGCCTATATTTCTTTAAGTATTAGCATTGGTGCGTATTTATCAGAAACCTTGCGGGGAGCGCTGCTTTCCATTCCAGAAGGACAACTCGAAGCGGCTTATGCGTCAGGGATGACTCCTTGGCAAACGATGCGCCGAATTGTGATTCCTCAGGCTCTTCGGATCGCGATCCCGCCTGCTGGGAATACATTTATCGGCATGCTCAAAGAAACGTCACTCGTTTCCGTCATTACGGTAACCGAATTACTCCGAGCTGCTGAGTTATTAATCGCCCAATACTATATTTACATGCCATTCTACTTGGCGATTGCCCTTATGTACTGGGTGATGAGCACAGGCTTCTCCTACCTTTTACAAAGATGGGAAAAACGTCTGTCTGTCTATTTATAA
- a CDS encoding amino acid ABC transporter ATP-binding protein, with the protein MITINKLVKHFGNLEVLKDINVQVENGEVVAILGPSGSGKSTLLRCMNGLEEMTSGSIELAGIVLDSKQPKKEQRKNIRQIRLHTGMVFQQFNLYPHKTALQNVIEALLVVKKMPKDQAVQKGEALLDRVGLLEKKDAYPSKLSGGQQQRVAIARALAMEPDVMLFDEPTSALDPELVGEVLAVMKELAKEGMTMVVVTHEMEFAREVADRIIFMADGNIIEEGTPEEFFTHTTTERAKKFLKKM; encoded by the coding sequence ATGATTACGATAAATAAGTTAGTCAAGCATTTCGGAAATCTTGAAGTATTGAAAGACATTAACGTACAAGTTGAAAATGGAGAAGTGGTGGCCATCCTTGGTCCAAGTGGATCTGGGAAAAGTACCCTGCTTCGCTGCATGAACGGGTTAGAAGAAATGACAAGCGGGTCGATCGAATTAGCCGGAATTGTCTTGGATTCTAAACAACCGAAAAAAGAACAGCGGAAAAACATTCGTCAAATCCGTCTACATACTGGGATGGTGTTCCAACAATTTAACCTCTATCCCCATAAAACTGCGTTGCAAAATGTGATTGAAGCACTGCTAGTCGTGAAAAAAATGCCTAAAGACCAAGCTGTCCAAAAAGGTGAAGCGTTACTAGACCGGGTCGGCTTGTTGGAAAAGAAAGACGCCTACCCTTCTAAATTATCAGGCGGTCAGCAACAACGGGTTGCCATCGCCCGTGCTTTAGCAATGGAACCGGATGTCATGCTTTTTGACGAACCGACCTCTGCTTTAGACCCTGAATTAGTTGGTGAAGTATTAGCCGTTATGAAGGAACTCGCTAAAGAAGGAATGACGATGGTCGTCGTCACCCATGAAATGGAATTTGCCCGCGAAGTCGCGGATCGGATTATTTTTATGGCAGACGGAAACATTATCGAAGAAGGAACCCCAGAAGAATTTTTCACCCATACAACAACCGAACGGGCCAAGAAATTTTTAAAGAAAATGTAA
- a CDS encoding OsmC family protein, which yields MNVKTTWTGKRSFTAVGDSGYEMKMDATPAYFGDGNGVTPTEMLLASVAGCIGIDVTMILRPHLDKLSKIEIETNGTRKEEAPKGFTSIDVTFNVEGELASKHIWRAINLGKEKYCAVSDSLEADITFHLILNGEKVEVE from the coding sequence ATGAATGTAAAAACAACATGGACGGGAAAACGCTCCTTCACCGCTGTCGGTGATTCCGGTTACGAAATGAAAATGGATGCAACACCTGCCTACTTCGGCGATGGAAACGGCGTAACCCCAACCGAAATGCTGCTCGCCTCTGTCGCAGGCTGCATCGGCATTGACGTAACAATGATTCTGAGACCTCATCTCGATAAGTTGTCAAAAATCGAGATCGAAACAAACGGTACTCGCAAAGAAGAAGCACCAAAAGGATTCACCTCCATCGACGTCACCTTTAATGTTGAAGGGGAACTTGCAAGCAAACACATCTGGAGAGCTATTAACCTTGGGAAAGAAAAATATTGTGCTGTCTCTGATTCACTAGAGGCAGATATTACCTTCCACCTCATCTTGAATGGAGAAAAGGTGGAGGTGGAGTAG
- a CDS encoding C40 family peptidase, whose amino-acid sequence MSMSLRFPKWGVSVLLILGLIATFIFGQATNASATINYGEEVSQVSKRFVGTPFKYGGTTPKGFDASGFTQYVYKNAATKMTIPRTSALQYKTGKAVKQNELKQGDLVFYSTGTKWQVSFVGIYNGDGTFTGATSKGVKVVKMSEKYWKDRYVGAKRVIK is encoded by the coding sequence ATGAGTATGTCTTTGCGTTTTCCAAAATGGGGAGTATCGGTGTTGTTGATTTTAGGTTTAATAGCAACGTTTATCTTTGGACAAGCAACAAATGCCTCAGCAACAATTAATTATGGTGAGGAAGTGTCACAAGTTTCAAAGAGATTTGTAGGAACCCCATTTAAATATGGCGGAACAACACCAAAAGGTTTTGATGCAAGTGGCTTTACGCAATATGTATATAAAAATGCAGCGACTAAAATGACGATACCTAGAACAAGTGCTTTACAATATAAAACAGGGAAAGCAGTTAAGCAAAACGAATTAAAGCAAGGTGATTTAGTCTTCTATAGTACCGGTACAAAGTGGCAAGTATCTTTTGTTGGTATATATAATGGAGATGGTACATTTACTGGGGCAACATCAAAAGGTGTAAAAGTTGTTAAAATGAGTGAAAAGTATTGGAAAGATCGTTATGTAGGTGCAAAACGAGTAATTAAATAA
- a CDS encoding amidohydrolase: MSKVNITKWMDENKAKFADLAKQIWENPELGYNESFASSLQIKTLEESGFKVTAGIGDVPTAFVAEYGTGKPIIGILGEFDALPGLSQGVTPDHNPIVLDGPGHGCGHNLLGTAGVSAVIALKEIMEAEALPGTIRYYGCAAEELLSGKTFMARAGVFDDLDSVLTWHPATSNTTANFSMQALTAIEFYFSGRTAHAGAAPHLGRSALDAVELMNVGANYLREHVLDGSRIHYQITNGGLAPNVVPDKASVYYFLRGANRKQVEELEERLIKVAQGAAMMTETSVRWEIKSGCYETLPNITLNELMYKQVEAAGPFTFTEEEEKFAEQLLQTVEPSVLAGAKSHPMSANARKTLDTDFYHNMEYFGKTMGGSSDVGDVSWIAPMGQIMTVCAPLGVQVHTWQATASFGSSIGLKGMHYAAKIMALTTYDLLKNEDGILEKAKAEYLASKQGAEYKPGIPAGVKPPVPKKEATPVLG, translated from the coding sequence ATGAGTAAAGTAAATATTACAAAATGGATGGACGAGAATAAAGCGAAGTTTGCAGATTTAGCCAAACAAATTTGGGAAAATCCAGAATTAGGTTATAATGAATCATTTGCATCCTCCTTGCAAATCAAGACGCTAGAGGAATCAGGGTTTAAGGTTACTGCCGGAATTGGCGATGTGCCGACTGCCTTTGTAGCGGAATATGGAACTGGGAAGCCGATCATTGGGATTCTAGGTGAATTTGATGCTCTGCCAGGATTGTCTCAAGGCGTAACCCCAGATCATAATCCGATTGTCCTAGATGGTCCAGGACATGGCTGTGGTCACAACTTACTCGGTACTGCTGGGGTAAGTGCAGTGATTGCGCTTAAGGAAATAATGGAAGCAGAAGCACTGCCTGGAACGATTCGCTATTATGGGTGTGCTGCAGAAGAATTGCTTTCAGGTAAAACTTTCATGGCAAGAGCTGGTGTATTTGATGATTTAGATAGTGTCCTTACATGGCACCCTGCAACGTCTAATACGACAGCGAATTTCAGTATGCAGGCATTAACGGCTATTGAGTTTTATTTCTCAGGAAGAACAGCCCATGCTGGTGCGGCTCCACATCTTGGACGGAGTGCGCTTGACGCTGTTGAGTTAATGAATGTAGGTGCAAACTATTTACGTGAGCATGTTCTAGACGGTTCTCGAATCCACTATCAAATTACAAACGGGGGATTGGCACCAAATGTCGTGCCAGATAAGGCGAGTGTGTATTACTTCTTACGTGGCGCAAACCGAAAGCAAGTAGAGGAATTAGAGGAAAGGTTAATCAAAGTGGCTCAAGGAGCAGCAATGATGACAGAAACCTCAGTACGTTGGGAAATCAAATCAGGTTGCTATGAAACGCTGCCAAACATCACACTGAATGAACTCATGTATAAGCAAGTAGAAGCGGCAGGACCATTCACGTTTACGGAAGAGGAAGAGAAATTTGCCGAACAGCTTCTCCAAACGGTTGAACCTTCTGTGTTGGCAGGAGCAAAAAGTCACCCTATGAGTGCGAATGCAAGAAAAACACTCGATACAGATTTTTACCACAACATGGAGTATTTCGGTAAAACAATGGGCGGATCTTCAGATGTAGGAGATGTATCATGGATTGCGCCAATGGGGCAAATCATGACCGTATGCGCTCCGCTTGGGGTTCAAGTTCACACATGGCAAGCTACAGCCTCATTTGGTTCATCCATCGGTCTGAAGGGAATGCACTATGCAGCAAAAATCATGGCGCTAACCACTTATGATTTGTTGAAGAATGAAGACGGGATTCTTGAAAAAGCAAAAGCTGAATACCTGGCAAGTAAACAAGGAGCAGAATACAAACCGGGGATTCCAGCTGGTGTGAAACCGCCTGTACCAAAAAAAGAAGCAACTCCTGTTTTAGGGTGA
- a CDS encoding MFS transporter: MNENANKSNSKMILIVLYFGWIISYIDRTVISLAIVQIGEDLTLDASKLGIVLSAFFMGYALMQIPGGWLADRFGSRKVIVAAVIAWSIFTALSGLAWSLTSLILIRFLFGIGEGGYPAASTKAIADYFPSDKRTKAQSTMMSSNAFGAALAPIICAPLLVAFGWRTVFLIVGLLGIVFVVWFILSTKKAGNYANSDVAAKPSKKEYKQLLRNSILWKVLLIFFFVNVTNWGLISWMPSYLMQGLGIDLKSVGLFSAIPTLFLTAGMIISGRIINKVGSKAKYGVITGIILTGASLYLMSLATGVYQVIMFQSIAYIFMSFVMSFVFTVPHRMMEEKVVGTAFGIINFGGQAAGIFSPMIMGALIAATGTYQAAFVFLTICCAVAAVIACFLPAVKKRQAKTNLSTVDAG; the protein is encoded by the coding sequence ATGAATGAAAACGCTAACAAGTCAAATAGCAAAATGATTTTAATCGTTCTCTATTTTGGTTGGATTATCTCGTATATTGATAGAACCGTCATCAGTCTGGCCATTGTCCAAATTGGGGAAGATTTAACACTGGATGCATCTAAATTAGGAATTGTCCTAAGTGCCTTCTTTATGGGATATGCCCTCATGCAAATTCCAGGTGGCTGGCTAGCAGACCGGTTTGGTTCACGGAAGGTCATCGTGGCAGCAGTTATTGCTTGGTCCATATTTACAGCCTTATCTGGACTTGCATGGTCTCTTACTTCGTTAATTCTTATTCGTTTTCTCTTTGGAATCGGTGAAGGGGGATATCCTGCAGCAAGTACGAAGGCTATAGCTGATTACTTCCCGTCTGATAAAAGGACGAAAGCTCAGTCAACGATGATGTCATCAAATGCTTTTGGTGCTGCGCTTGCACCGATTATCTGTGCTCCACTTCTAGTCGCATTTGGTTGGAGAACCGTATTTTTGATCGTCGGTCTGTTAGGGATTGTCTTTGTCGTTTGGTTCATTTTATCCACAAAGAAAGCTGGGAATTACGCAAATTCTGACGTGGCAGCTAAGCCTAGTAAAAAAGAATATAAACAGTTGCTCCGTAATTCAATATTATGGAAAGTTCTATTAATCTTCTTCTTTGTGAATGTTACGAACTGGGGACTGATCTCCTGGATGCCTTCCTACTTAATGCAGGGGCTTGGAATCGATCTTAAATCTGTTGGGTTATTCAGTGCGATTCCTACCTTGTTTTTGACAGCAGGGATGATTATTAGTGGGAGAATCATTAATAAAGTTGGTTCAAAAGCAAAATATGGAGTCATCACTGGAATTATTTTAACGGGAGCTTCTCTGTATTTAATGTCATTAGCAACGGGTGTATATCAGGTTATTATGTTCCAGTCCATTGCTTATATCTTTATGTCATTTGTTATGAGCTTTGTCTTTACAGTGCCACACCGGATGATGGAGGAAAAGGTAGTAGGTACTGCATTTGGAATCATTAATTTTGGGGGACAAGCTGCAGGTATCTTTTCACCAATGATCATGGGTGCTCTAATCGCTGCGACAGGGACTTACCAAGCTGCGTTCGTGTTCTTAACCATATGCTGTGCAGTTGCTGCAGTGATTGCTTGTTTTTTACCAGCAGTCAAAAAGAGACAAGCCAAAACAAATTTATCTACGGTTGACGCAGGTTAA
- a CDS encoding helix-turn-helix domain-containing protein — MKQEELIISNNESVLSYPIWILSSTDEWVHLGQVPPTELEETLFSKEYIWPSHLNCNDYSTSYYPQTGSQLFQFATEVPESTTVRACVHSGSTLSQPECDYFVLKVRYFLLQQTLDRYWQENDTWLEGLHSLTSMLDLDELLNNIVQNVLISIPTVDRGFLMLYDTETQKLTTKASFGLGSTIYDFKTDIGEGVGGKVFEDGIGRIFTTEQGLEAMSNVQEHNMRNLLTAMGVKVITNTIAMAVPVRMNKEKIGVMIVHQVTKKRKLTHEDLRRLQGFADQAAIAITNARFFSELKETNEYLMKRNHIHEAFTKLSLKDSDLIMIAKTVEKMINLPVSLFDISKNEWYPHYAPLSKKLMNTNFFNDWEDSVDSLTVTIDETPIHLYPIVNEGIPIGYFVVELNEASPLSPIDTVVLEQGSALVALKMVNAYSLTDMYYKQCYEFFNELLQYKEPTVLASKSRDFGLSPDQPFFIAVMQLSGKAQVATKLETYQRKLIAALHRELASFQYLLFGFQDKVTILVNVSSESAQELVIEKLENVEKSWSDKVAPTLIGGIGRLYQGLESVARSFEEANKSLAHLATRQTSGMMSFERIGINRLFINQQAEEIKQFTQEVFAPLQSPKALSSDLELTLRTYVAANRSIPETAQQLHIHQNTLYHRIRKIEEILDVDLNDSEDWLKLLLACHLSELY, encoded by the coding sequence ATGAAACAGGAGGAATTGATAATAAGTAACAATGAAAGCGTTTTAAGTTATCCTATTTGGATTTTGTCTTCCACAGATGAGTGGGTTCACTTAGGCCAGGTCCCACCCACCGAATTAGAGGAAACTCTATTTTCCAAAGAATATATTTGGCCTTCTCATTTAAATTGTAATGACTATTCAACTTCCTACTATCCACAGACGGGAAGCCAGTTATTCCAGTTTGCAACCGAGGTACCTGAGTCAACGACTGTCCGTGCTTGTGTCCACTCCGGCAGCACATTATCCCAACCCGAGTGTGATTATTTTGTGCTGAAAGTCCGTTATTTCTTGCTTCAACAAACATTAGATCGTTATTGGCAAGAGAATGATACATGGCTAGAAGGCTTGCATTCACTTACTTCCATGCTTGATTTGGATGAACTTTTAAACAACATTGTGCAAAATGTATTGATTTCAATTCCAACCGTCGATCGTGGATTTCTCATGCTTTATGACACTGAAACACAAAAACTCACGACAAAAGCAAGCTTTGGTTTAGGATCGACGATCTATGATTTCAAGACCGATATAGGGGAAGGTGTTGGAGGAAAGGTATTCGAGGATGGAATCGGCCGCATCTTTACTACTGAACAAGGATTGGAAGCGATGTCTAATGTTCAGGAACACAATATGAGAAATTTACTAACTGCTATGGGTGTGAAAGTCATTACAAATACAATCGCTATGGCGGTTCCTGTTCGAATGAATAAGGAAAAGATTGGTGTAATGATTGTCCATCAAGTTACAAAAAAACGAAAGTTGACGCATGAAGATTTACGGAGGTTACAGGGTTTTGCTGATCAGGCAGCCATCGCGATTACGAACGCAAGATTTTTTTCAGAACTAAAGGAAACCAATGAATATTTAATGAAGCGAAATCATATTCATGAAGCTTTTACAAAACTGTCTTTAAAAGATTCCGATTTGATCATGATTGCAAAAACCGTTGAAAAGATGATTAACCTCCCTGTTTCTCTTTTTGATATTTCGAAAAATGAATGGTATCCCCATTATGCACCGCTATCAAAGAAGCTAATGAACACAAATTTTTTCAATGACTGGGAGGATTCCGTAGATTCATTGACTGTTACGATTGATGAAACTCCTATTCATTTGTATCCGATTGTTAATGAGGGAATTCCGATCGGTTATTTTGTCGTAGAGCTCAACGAGGCCTCCCCTCTATCTCCGATTGACACGGTTGTGTTAGAGCAAGGGAGTGCTTTGGTGGCCCTAAAAATGGTCAATGCTTATAGCTTGACGGATATGTACTATAAACAATGTTATGAGTTTTTTAATGAACTTCTCCAATATAAGGAACCGACTGTACTTGCCTCCAAATCAAGAGACTTTGGCCTTTCTCCAGATCAACCATTCTTTATTGCCGTCATGCAGCTAAGCGGGAAGGCACAAGTTGCTACGAAACTAGAAACCTATCAGAGAAAACTAATTGCCGCTCTCCATCGTGAATTGGCATCTTTTCAGTATCTCCTGTTTGGTTTTCAGGATAAAGTGACCATCCTCGTGAATGTTTCATCCGAGTCGGCACAAGAATTAGTGATTGAAAAGCTGGAGAATGTGGAAAAGTCATGGAGCGATAAGGTGGCGCCTACCCTTATAGGTGGAATCGGGAGGCTTTATCAGGGACTAGAGTCTGTTGCAAGGAGTTTTGAGGAAGCAAATAAATCACTCGCCCATCTAGCTACCCGTCAAACATCTGGGATGATGAGTTTTGAACGGATTGGCATCAACCGCTTGTTTATCAATCAGCAAGCCGAGGAGATTAAACAATTTACTCAGGAGGTTTTCGCCCCCCTTCAATCACCTAAGGCGCTATCAAGCGATCTCGAATTAACTTTACGAACCTATGTTGCCGCTAATCGTTCAATACCCGAAACAGCCCAACAGCTCCATATTCATCAAAATACCCTTTATCATCGGATCCGGAAAATTGAGGAGATCCTTGATGTCGATCTCAATGATTCTGAGGATTGGTTAAAACTGCTTCTGGCATGTCATCTTAGTGAGTTGTATTGA